The segment GAATCCGTACCAAGACGATGCAACCACACAAGGAAGGGAAGATTTAAAGACGGAGTATAGACATCTCTTTGATCAccatcttccgaatctcgaggacgagattcatcttaaggggggtagaattctAATACACtaaattttgtttctttgaaaatagagctaaacaatttattttgtatttttgtgctcatgaaaacataggaaaatatttttaaaaaataaaataaaattcatcataCGGTTTAACAAcgctgttgtgcatacatgctggtacataagatttgatgtaatgtttgcttgttgctcctttgtgtgttgagagtgagcaaagtttttaaaatgcgcTTAGTGGATCGATCTTTCTTGGCCGGTatgtctttatctttatctataacaaaattccttgtttctaagctcaagtttttattaggagcatcctaaaatcttttcggtGTCACCTAAATCTCTTCTTTTAGTTTCTAATCCATCACTTTTCGACAATTTTTCCAGcttctattttttttagcaTAATCTAAATTTTAGATGCTCCATATTATCTCATCAAGAGCTCCAAACACTTTATCTAGGTTCCTCATATTCTATAATAGCTTTGAGAATTTTCCCTGAATTTCGGAGTTTTTGGAGTATTTTTCGgagcttaaataataattctagacttttctagaattattttatctataaaattaattaattccgaaaaataataaaaccattcTTCCTTTTTAACGCTCAAATCTCATGTGCAATAATTATTATAAATCACAAAGaccatgtctttatttattatttttaatgggctttaatatttatttaggcTCATTAGTAAAGGTGGAAGGTACaatatcaattagtaccatattgctaaTTGATATAGATATggagagtttttctccctatatatatatatatatatatataaacttttTGGGCAAAGCATACCAAAACTATCACGAGGAAAGCCCCTAGTTTGGGAATCTATGTGATAATGAATAAATTAGTTTTTTCTCTAGTTTCTACGGTGCCAGAACATCTAGCCATGCAACTGCAGATCGCCACATCCATGTATGTTTCTGGTTCAAACGAGGAACACGAGTTCCTGGCCGGCCTAATAGAGTTAGTAATTCTTCTATTCTTTAATTCTCCTTGCCGATATGATCCCTTAATTGTGCATTGTTATACGCTGAATCACGTTTGGTCAGGAAACTACCTTGGAGGAGCACTCATGTACGCTGTCGATGCCCAGTCCAAGCTCCCATCGCCCAACTCCTTGGGATTAACCGGCACGACTGTGGCCAAAGGATGCCTGATCTCTACTTTTCTCCACGCGAAGAACTGGAACTGTTTTTTTTCCTCCAAGTCCGGCCATCATCATCGATCCACAACTTCTCTGTCGTCGGTGAGAAACTCTGCGCCTTTGTGATTCCGTTTCTTAATTCTATGTTGACGTTATCACTATGCCGATCTTGTGGATGGACCGAACCCCCAGCTAGCTCTCCAATCACGGTGTCCACAAGCTGCCTTGCCTCCTCTCTGCCTGCGAGTTGCCCTGCTGGATGCCATTAGCTTTGGTCAGAACCCGAACCGGCTAGTTTCCAACGTAAGTAGTCGCCCTTTCTCTGTTTTACTTCCTTCAAGTTGTGTTCATGGCGATATGCTCTACAGGGTAGTACCACTGTTATACATGCTTTTAACTTTAAAATTCGAGCTTAGATTTAATCTactattttattaaaggaaatcttatttGATTCATACCTTCTACGTTTTAGcgccgttttgacccattcaagttgcgttagatttATTACAACGGAAATTACGCGTTAGTAATAATGTTTCTCAAGTCATGTGTTTATgtttttgttaattaattactaaactGATTAACATTTATGCAATCAGATTCATAGTAAAAAGCTATATAGGTTTTATTTGTCAGTGATTTATAAACAAAATATTAGttgctttataaaaatatgtttcTAAATTCTGAGTTTGTTTAGTTTAAACACACATATAAAATTTGAATATATGCTCTCACATATTTATTCCTTTTTCAAAGTCAAGTTTAAGTAACAAATATTATGAGATGTGCTTgcaaataaaatatgattagtAGCTTTAACTCTTTTTTTTAGCTAAGATATACATTGTCCAAATCAATATCTGTCACATGGttgtataaataaaataaaccgAGCTTACAGCCTTTGCTTCTATGATGAAGTAAATCTTAGCTAGTCGTTTCTTATTCACCGTAACTCCGATTAGTGTACTTTTTGTGTCTGCGTGATTGTAGCTGCGcgtatatttatttttaaacCTTTTTATTGATTGATGTATTGTTCTAAATTTATTATGTTTGCTATGCATGTTTGTTTGGATGCTTGTGTGGTATGATCTTGTCTAGTCGGTGAGTTTTATGTGGTGATGAAGAAGGACCGGAGTTGGTAATAATGAGCAAGCAATTAATTGAAGATTTGGACTAGCAGGAAAGCTTTTAtccaggcaagtatagcatttgggttttctttctgtgaccatgatcttgtgactagattaatacaacttgaggatttatctgtacgtgatcacccgggataacagtgcaaccatgagggctataatggctctggttttagctcactATGAAGATCTTttttagcttgttagaggttacccgaaagggcgctagaggggcttaccgttttgggtatattgtggcctctgtctttatgtgtataggctacgcgtcattgtgccattggaaagagggctctatatctgcgcgcctgggaaaccttgcggccctaacatgttagacgaacttttgaaaggcttcatagtgatccctgctgacctttcttggtagtgggttaagaggtcgacgggcctcgggcgaaagggtaaatcataactcatgggtaaagatgtacaacctctacagagtgttaaaactagtatactagtcgaactcacggtcaggagcgtcCTTGAGGACATCTAcataagggtgatgattcttgttgtgttaagatactcattatttattgtttaatacttttacattatttatgtcacattgatcatgagattgtgggatctatacaatctagttgctatacttatgGAGTTCGACatagactcactcttgctatttctccCACCTCAAGAGGAGTTTagacttgtgatcaaccagtcagttggatcctgtagagtgaagttaatatccGAAGTTGGAAttatcttccgttgtttgctgcctaaggttatctctcatttattatgtacgttatatatatTATGCATTGTATTTTGATATTACCCATTATTTATagatatatgtgagatttgacttctaaaactcacatatggtgcatatgtgGTTTTGttattaaaatcgggtattacagtcCCAGCCTGATAATGAGCGATTTGGTCAACTTATCTTATCGATTTCGTCAATATAGATTTTAGTTCTATCTGTCCATTTTAaacattttttttgcaaattacaCAAGCTTAATATATACGCACACTCACTCCTATGAACATAGATATACAAACCCTATCCCGATAAGCATCTCCGAAAATACTATACGATATATCTTGAGATTGACAAAGTCACCACAAACATCTCGCTATCAACCTAAACTTTGCCTACCACTAAAAGCACAACACTGTTAAATCATAgaataaatctaaaaaaatacgAATATCCATGCTAAAGTCGAGCACTTAAATTCAGATGAGTAGGTTTAAATACAAGAAACCTAACCAATTGAGCTAGCCTCTTAGGCTGGCCATTGTGGCTTATTGGCCTTCCTTTAGTAATCGAGTCAGCTACCCAACGCCGTGTCGATAAAGCCAATTCTATTCCCTAGCCAAGAACTGGAGCATCTAAGCAGCGATAATGAACCATCGCCCGTCCTTAGTCACAAAGGAAACACGAATTGTTGTCCGGTTTGTCATTGTCGAAGATTCGTAGTGCAGCACGCCCCATGCATCAAGCCGTTCCGGTTGCGTGTTGGGCACATGATCTTGGATCGATTGATCTCCTGCCAACGGTACGTCGGTCCATCCGTAATGGAGTATGTACACCATTTGTGCAGCACCACAGAAAAGCAAGGGTCGCATCGTGCTGAGCAACAAGGGTTTATTTATTTACCACTGAAATTTACAAGCTACAGCAGTAGCATAAACCGTAAACGTACCATCCCAACATCTGTATCACGTACACACTGACATACATAGGACTAGAGTAACATCAACTGGCATCACGGAGATAGGGAGCAGCATGCACCCACAATCAGCACAAAGTAGTAGCAAAAGAACCAAGCTGAAGCCATCAGACCGATCGAGATTACATGTATATACCATGCAAACGAAAAGCCATTCACGCAAAAGGACACCAGCATTCATAATCTGCGGTTGATCCTAGTTCTGCTTCTTGGATTTGACCGGACCCCTGGGGATTTTGCTCAGGACCTTGGCATCCAGCACCTCGTACTGCTTGAGGGCCTCGGTGTGTGCCCTTCCAGCGAAATGGTCCACCTTGTCCTGGTACTTGTCGTACAAGATTGGCACCGTGTGGAGCAACAGGACGgctgtttgattcaattgatcaGTCTAGCAGCTTACAGTATGAGAAATTACAAAACAAGTACCCCTCCATTATAAATTATAAGaggttttgtttttttctagatacataacttTTGCTATGGACTTAGATATACACATTATATCTAGGTACTTAGTAAAAGCAATCTATAAAAAAGCTAAAACGTCTTATATTTTGGAAGAGAGGGAGTACTGTGTATGTTCGAAGAGAGTTACCAATGTATATCAAGGTGAGGAAGTCACAGCTGCTTCCAAATACAGAGTTAACCCACAGCCCCACGATCACCTGAGTAAACATGCAAAAGAAGTTGGAACAATCTCAAATCAGTGACAAGCATGAGATAAAAAACAAATGTTTAGCTGTTATAAGAGCACAAACATACAAACAAAAACTTCTTCAGATCATGCCCCATTGCAATCTCATGGAATAAGTGAAGTGCTCTGTTGATGTCATTGCATAATGCTCGTGAAACATTCACAACAAGATCCTCAGGTATCTGCACTACTGGAATATCTGGTGGACTCCTGCAGAGGCAACACATTGACATAAATAAGATGGATTTCTGCCTTAAATGTAATATGTGAGGATCATCCTATGTCTCAATACTCACTTCCTGATAAAGGTGGTAGCTTTGGACCAGAGGAATAAGATGGCAAGCACACCAATCAGTGCATGGGATATCAGAGTCAGGAGATGGTAATCAAGCACTTCGAACAGAACCCAGATGACAGTTGCACCCCCTATTACAACAGCAGAAGTTTTCTTGTCTTTCCATAACAGAACATCAGCAGCTGCAGAAAGTTTTCCACAAGGAGCAGAATTAGAACAAAAAGATAACAGCAATGACCTAAGCTAAATGCCAGGTCTTCCACTCAATTGAGGTTAACTCATGATTTAAAGATGTCTTCATACATCAATTTCATACCATTAGTCAGAGGAAGAATACTCAAGATCATGGCCAATTGGCAAAGTGGAAAATTCAGGGATTATACATCATAATGTTAAATTCTTAGCATGTGTTTGGTTTAGAGACAGGGTGATGGGACGGTTAtgtccatgttttttttttatatttgtgAGCTCCTAAGATACTAGTAGTAACTCTCTATCTTTCTCTCTTCTACTAAGTCCTATCAGGGACATCCCTTAATCCCATGTCAGCCCACCTGGTACAAAAGGAGGAAAATTCAATTGTATGTTGGAAATATTTGAACTTTTGATCAAACAACAATTAACTTTCTGGCCTGGAATTAAGGCTTGCATGTAAAATTGTGGAGATTTCTGCTCCAACTTTAGTATCCATCTTAAATTGATTTTTCTTCTCCGATGACTATCAAGCATCGACATTTCCCATTCCACTCCTGATCCACCTATCTTTAGCACCATATACAATTTTCCCCTTTACATTAGCAAGAAGTCATAGTCACGCAGCAAATTATTATTGTCCATCTCTTCCACTACCATAAGGTTAACCTAGTCTTGATATATCATGAACTTCACTAGCTATAGTCATTTTGTTTCTTTTCAGGTACATGGTCCCTTAGTAAGCCTAAGCCTGTGCGAATAACAAGAATGATGTGCCAAGTTTTCAGGTACCCAGCTCAGTATGCAGTTCATGAGCATTTTCCAGCTGCCTGACATTGACAAATTCCTGCCCCACGTGTGTTCCAATAAACTTTAGCCAATGTATTTCCCCTTTCCaatgaaaagaaagaaaaatactaTTTCTGAGGACAACACAAAATATCTAGATACACTTGTAACTGGTATTGTGCATCTCCTTCAGTACACTGAGTTTGACCTGCTCCTGTTCTAATAGTTGCGTCCATAGTTTCAGCCatatgttcctcttatggttatCAGGATCAAACTAAAATTTTTCCAAAGTAAGTGATCATTCACAAAGAATTCACTTATCATTACAGTAGAACTGGAAAATAGAAGCACAGTTTCAAACATCACTGTATATGGCAACAtattaaaaattaaaatttgttACCAAAGCAGATTATCTAGATTTTTAACTGTAATGATTAAAAAAGAGGAGTCAGAAACCATATGATTCAAGTGTAGATTTACTTTTACAATTCTGTTGGTGTAACCACCTGTCAAAAGCCATTAACATCTTCTCGAGCGAAACATTGCGTCCCTAGGAAAAATGGACAAAAGGCATTGTTTCCAATGAAAAGGCCAACTTGCGCTTTTATACTTGTCACCATCATTGCATCTACGAGTCCAATAAACAATGAATCTAAAGATTCTGCTTGCATATCTTTCTTTTTGGCAGCAGTTTTCTGGGGAGAAACTAATATCAATATTCTTTAAATCAGCAATTTTGTAGGTACGTTTCTTTGCAGTCGCAAATTATTAACTTTTCTTAGAACATATTTCTGATCTGGAAAACTTAGCTGAAAGCCAGAAACATGCATAAGctagtggtttattaataactaTTCTAAACCATGACAACATGCTCTTTTAGTTACAACTTACAAGAGCTGTGAAT is part of the Sorghum bicolor cultivar BTx623 chromosome 10, Sorghum_bicolor_NCBIv3, whole genome shotgun sequence genome and harbors:
- the LOC8085376 gene encoding reticulon-like protein B2: MADPAEENVASPPPTPAAPAEGVSDPPLQPAADGASTEKVSAPAPEVRSRGFRLLGEDNSVHKALGGGKTADVLLWKDKKTSAVVIGGATVIWVLFEVLDYHLLTLISHALIGVLAILFLWSKATTFIRKSPPDIPVVQIPEDLVVNVSRALCNDINRALHLFHEIAMGHDLKKFLFVIVGLWVNSVFGSSCDFLTLIYIAVLLLHTVPILYDKYQDKVDHFAGRAHTEALKQYEVLDAKVLSKIPRGPVKSKKQN